The window TCCTGGGTGACGCGCTTGACGGTCGGGGCCGCGTTGCGGGCGACCTCGATGCCGGCCCGGGTCGAACCGGTGAACGACACCATGTCGATCTCGGGGTGGCTGGAGATGGCCGCGCCGACGCCCGGCCCGTCACCGTAGACGAGGTTGTACACGCCGGCGGGAACCCCTGCGGCGTCGAGGATCTCGGTGAAGATCTGCGCGGAGTACGGCGCCACCTCCGACGGCTTGAGCACCATGGTGTTGCCGGTCGCCAGCGCCGGGAACACCTTGCAGGCGATCTGGTTGATCGGCCAGTTCCACGGCGTGATCAGCCCGCACACGCCGATGGGCTCCTTGACCACCAGCGTGCTGCCGTGCTGCTCTTCGAACTGGAAGTTCTTCAGCGCGTCGATCGCGGTGGCGAGGTGGCCGATGCCGAGGTTGACCTGGGGACCGGATGCGAGCGACGCGGGCGCGCCCATCTCCTCGTGGACCGCGTCGGCCAGGTCGGCGGCGCGGTTCTGGTACTCGGCCATGATCGCGCCGAGCAGTTCGAGGCGCTCCTCGCGCGTGGTCTGCGACCAGGTGCCGAAGGCCCGCCGCGCCGCGGTGACCGCCAGGTCGACGTCCGCGGACGAGCCCAACGCGATCTTGCCGGACACCTCTTCGGTGGCGGGGTTGTCGACGTCGAGGGCGTTGGGCCGGACCGGGTCGACCCACTGGCCGTCGATGTAGTGCTTCAGGTATTCACGCATGGCTTTACTCTTCCCTAGTTCACTGGCCTACTGGGTGCCTTCTGCATACCAGGTCCGGAATCGGTCGTACTTGGGCATCTCCTCGGAGTTGGCCTTCGGGTCGATGCAGACGTGGACGACGGCGGTCTTGCCGCTGGCGAATGCGCGCTGGATCGCGGGGCCGATCTCGTCTTCCTTCTCGACGTATTCGCCGTGGCAGCCGAACCCCTCGGCGATCTTGTCCATCCGGACGTCCTTGCTCCAGTGCACGCCGGGTTGCGGTGAGGGCTGCTCGAACGTGCGCTTGTACACCCCGACTTCGAGCCCCCACTGATGGTCGACGCCGACGACGCAGACCAGCGGCAGGTTCTCTCGCACCGCGGTTTCGAGTTCGGCGATGTGGAACAGGAACGCCGAGTCACTGGTCAGGAGCATGACCGGCCGCTTGCGGCCCTCCGCGACGGATGCGCCGACGGCGTAGGGCAGGCCGGTGCCGAGGTGGCCGAAGTTCTGATTCCAGATCACGTCACGCGGCTTCACCTGCGAGTAGGTCCACTGGAAGATCACCGTCGCGCCACCGTCGCGGACCAGGATGCCGTCCTCGGTGTGCTCCTTGAACGCCTTGGTCGCCTCGACGACGTAGCGCGCCGGATGCACCGGGGCGCGCCCGCTCGGCGCCTCCTCGGCCACCCTGGCCAGCTCCGCGGCATCGGCCTTCACCAGGGAGTCGAGGTTCGCCGACGGTGCGCGCGGGGTGTCGCGCAGGGCGTCGACGAGCTGCGGCACCACGCCGCGCAGGTCGCCGACCAACGGCACGTCGATCGGCCGGTTCACACCGATCGCAGTCGGATCCTGTTCCACCAGAATCCATTTGCGGTTGGCGTCGTTGCCCGCCCAGTGCTGGGTGCGGCCGTAGTGCATGGGTTCGCCGAGCTCGGTGCCCAGCGCCACACACAGGTCGGACTGCTCGACGGCCTCGTTGGCGGCCGGGGAGAACAGGTACGGGAAGGTGCGGTCCTGCAGGCCGGGGATGAACGACGTGCCGCCGGAGGTCTGGATGACCGGGCAGGCCATCAACTCGGCGAGCTCCCTGACCTGCTGCTGGGTGCGCGACGTGTGAACGCCGTGGCCCACCAACAGGATCGGGCGCTCGGCGGCACGGATCAGGCGGGCCGCCTCGGCGATCTCCCGCTCGCCGGCGCCCTGGTTGACGAGGCGGTACCGCTCGGGGGGCAGCGGATCGGCGACGTCGAGCTCTTCGAGGATCACGTGCGACGGGAACTCGACGTAGCTGGGGCCGGGGGTTCCCGACATCGACCGGCGGATGGCTTCGCGGATGATCTCGTCGGTCTGATCGGCGTACTCGATCGAGCTGCTGTACTTGACCGACGGCGCGAAAAGCCCTTCCTGCTGGACGAACTGGATGCGGCCGCGCCGTACCCGTCGTTCGGTGACGCGCGCCCGCTGGCCGCCGAGGAAGATCACCGGCGAGTTCTCCACCAGTGCGCACATCATGGCGCCGGCGATGTTGGCCACACCGGGGCCGAGCGTGCCGATGCACAGGCCCGGACCACCCGTCATCCGTGATGCCGCCTCGGCCATGAAACCGGCGCTCAGTTCGTGGTGCGGTGCGACGACCGACCACCCGCGCGCGTCGGCCTCGGTGAACATGTGCACGAAGTTCGGGTCGGGGATGCCGAACAGCGTGTTGACGCCCTCGGCCTCGAACAGGTCGAGAATGCGTTTGTATACGGGAACGCCCATGGGATCTCCTTCTAGTGGTAGCGCTGTGAGAGTCTTCTGCGTTGTGCAGCAGGTGAACCGAACAGGGACCGGTTCAGGGTGGCGCGTTTGAGGTAGGTGTGGATGCCGCTCTCCCACGTGTAGCCGATGCCGCCGTGCAACTGCATCGCCTTACCGGCGACCTCGACGGCGGCGGCGCAGACGTACGACTTCGCCATCGCGGCGGGGATCGCGGCGTCCCCGCCGCCGGCCAGCACGTCGACCGCGTCGGCCACCAGCTGCCGGGAGACCTCGACCGCGACGAGCATGTCGGCGCACGCGTGCTTGACGGCTTGGAACGAACCGATCGGTCTGCCGAACTGGTGTCGTACCTTCACGTAATCGACTGTGGCCGAGAGCATCCGCTCGGCAATACCGAGGCTGTCGCAGGCGACCGCGATCTCGGCACGATGACGAAGTGCGTTCACCGCGTCGGCGGGATTGCCGTCGAACGTCAGGATGTCCACCACCGTGGCCGAGTCGGCCGCGATGGTGGCGAGGCGGCGGGTCTCGTCGACCACCGGCTGTGCCGTCACCGTCGCCGCAGCGGTCTCGATGACGGCGACCTCGGGACCGGTCACCACCAGCAGGCGCTCGGCGCCGACGGCGTCGGGCACGAACTCGGCTCGGCCGGTCAGCTTTCCGGCCGACATCGAGAAGTCTCCGGTCACCACAGCAGACCGCGGCTCGCCACCGGCGACCGCGGCGAGCAGGTGATCGCGGGAGTCGCTGGGCTGCAGCAGGTTCAGCACACCGGCGGCCAGCACTGCCCCGCCGAGATAGCCGGTGACGCCCGCGGCACGGCCGATCTGGTCGAGGATCACCGCGCTTTCGGCGAACGACGCGCCCGCACCCCCCAACGTGTCGGGCACCTCGAGTCCGGTCCATCCGGCGTCGGCGAGCACCTGCCACTCGGGCGCGTGACCGTCTTTGGCCAGCAGGTCCGAGGCGACCGCGCGCAGCTCGTCGTGGAACTCGGCGAATCCGGCGCGCATCACAGCGCACTCGGTTCTCGCGGCAACCCGAGCCCGCGTTCGCCGATGATGGTGCGCTGGATCTCGCTCGCTCCGCCCGGGATGGTCCACTCCCAGGATCCGACGAAATCGAGTACCCAGGAACCGGATTCCCATCCGCTCGACATCGGTTTGGTGAGCACCGTGTGTGCGGGCAGCCCGCCGATCTCGGCGCCGAAGTCGGTGAGCCGTTGCAGCAGCTCGCTGTAGTACAACTTGACGACAGACGGGTCGGCGGGACCGGAGGGACCGTGCTCGACGATGCGCCGGCACATCCCTCGCAGCGCGGCGAGTTCGGTCTCGAAGCCGGCGAGCCGGTCGGCGACGATCGGGTCGTCGACCGGTGCGGATTCGACCAGCCAACGGAATCCGGCGTTGCCGAGGCGTTCGGCGAGCTCGAGCATCGTCATGCCGCGCTCGGCGCCCAGCGTCTCCTGGGCCACCTGCCAGCCCGCGTTCTCGGCGCCGATCAGGTTGGTCGCCGGGATTCGGACGTCGTCGAGGAAGATCTCGCAGAAGTGCGAGTCGCCGATGGCGTTGCGGATGGGCCGCACGTCGACACCCGGACTCGTCATGTCCAGCAGGAAGTACGAGATGCCCTTCCGCTTCGGCGCGTCCGGGTCGGTGCGGGCCAGCAACAGACACCAGTCGGCGTGCATTCCTCCACTGGCCCAGAGCTTCTGGCCGTTGACGATGAACTCATCTCCGACCCGGCGGGCGGAGGTGCGCAGCGCGGCGAGGTCGGACCCCGCCTCGGGTTCGGAGAAGCCCTGCACCCAGATCTCGCCGTCGAGGATCGCGGGCAGATGGCGCCGCCGTTGCTCCTCGGTGCCCGCGACCAGCAGCGTGGACGCGGCGTGGTGGATTCCGACGAACGCGAGCACCAGCCGGGGTGCGTCGTGTGCCGCCAGTTCCTGATACAGCACGACCTGTTTGTCCACAGGAAGGCCGCCACCCCACTGCGCCGGCCAGTGCGGCACCGCGTACCCGGCGCTGTGCAGCTCGGCGAACCACGCTTTCTGGAACCGGACGAACTCCTCCTCGCCGACCCCGGCCTGAGTCGCACGCCAATCCGCGGGGACGTGCTCGCGGCACCAGTCCCGGACCTCGGCGCGGAAGGTCTCCAGCTCGCTCATGTGTACAGTCCCGCCAGTCCGCGCCGCCCGGCGAGGCGGGTCAGATGGTCGCGGGTGGCCGACAGCCCGAACGGCAGGCGCCGCAACGGCTGGCTGTACCGCGACAGCCAGGACAGCGTGGTCTCGTCACAGAAGCCGGCGGCGCCGTGCAGTTGATGGCACACCCGGAAGACGACCTCGGCGGCCTCGAGCGCGGCGAGCCGCAACGCCAGCGCATCGTCGACGGCCTGTGGCTGATCGGTCGCGATGCTCCACAACGCATGCTTGGCCAGGATGTCGACGCCGCTGCGTTCGACCTCGGCGTCGGTGAGCTGGAACTGCACGCCCTGGAAGGACGACAGCGTCTGGCCGAACTGCTTGCGCAGGCTCACGTGCGACACGGTCAGTGCGAGGGCGCGGTCGAGCATCCCGAGCAGGGTCCAGCTCGGCAGCACCAGCGCCAGCGCGAGGTCGGGCCCGCCGGCGTCGTCGACGGGCGAGAGCTCGAGCTCGGCGACGAACGCCGGTCCCGGCTCGCCGTGGCCTGTCACCGTCGACCGTCGACCGTCCAGATCGACTGCGGCCCAACGGAGATCGAGCCCGGCCACGGAAGCCGACGGCCGGGTCGAACCGATCACCAGCAGCCCGTCGACGTCCAGATCGGCCGGAGCGGCGAGGCGTTCTGCCAGCGGATACGGCACCGCCCAGTACCCGGCGCTGCGGCAGAGTGCGGCGGCCGCTTCGAGTCCGTCCGGATCGGCACGCGGGTCCAGCTCCCAGGCGCCGAGGCCGTCGAGCACCGGGGTCACCAGGGCCTGGCGTGCCGCGGGGTCGGCTTCGGCCTGTTCGGCCAGGCGGTCGCCGCCGGCATTCTCGAAGGCCTGCAGCGCCTGCCGCCCGTACTCCAGGGCGTCGTCGGACAGATCGAGGATCATCGCGGGGCTCCCGCACTAGCTGATTTGCTCCTCGCGTCCGCAGTCAGCATTGCCCGCGACAGCAGGATCCGTTGCATCTCAATACTTCCCGACGACACCGTCGCCGCCTGCGAGTAGCGCCAGTGGTCGTCGACCTCACCGAGGAACCATGCGGCACGCTCGTCGTCGTGACGCACCTCCGCCGCGATGTCCATCAGCACCTCGGCGCTGTCCTGGTCCAGCTTCGTCACGGCGATGCGGTACGCGGCGGCATCGCCGGGGGTGATGCGTCCACTGCTCTGCAGCGCCACCACACGGTAGGCCAGAAGCCGCGCCCGGCGGCAGTGCGTCAGCATCCGGATCCAGCGGCCCCGCAGCTCGGTCGGCAGCGAGTCCCAGCGCTCCCCCAGCACCGTCGGCGCGGCGGCCAGCAGCCGCTCACAGCGGGCATAGCGGGCGATGCCGACCCGCTCGAAGGACATCACGTCCTGCACTATCGACCAGCCCTGGTCCACGGTGCCGAGCACATCGGCCTCGGTGACGCGCAGGTCGTCGAAGAACACCTCATTGAGATGGTGCGGGCCCAGCATCGTGCGGATCGGCCGCACGGTGATCGCCGGATCGTCCATCGGCACAAGGAAGATCGTCAGCCCCTGCTGCTTCTTCTGGGTGGCGCCCTCTCCCAGCCTGGATGTCCGCGCGAGCAGGAAGCACCACTGCGCCATCGTCGCGTAGGACGTCCAGATCTTCTGGCCGCTGACCAGCCAACCGTCGCCGTCGGCGCGCGCAGACGTGCGCAGCGACGCCAGATCCGATCCCGCCTCGGGTTCGGAGAAGCCCTGACACCAGATCACCTCGCCGGCGGCGATCGGGGGCAGATGCCTGCGCTGCTGCTCCTCGGTGCCGTGGCGCATGATGATCGGCCCCACCCAGTTGACGCCCATGTACTGCGCGCCGCGCGGCTCGTGGTGGGCCCACATCTCCTCGCGCACCACCGTCTGCTCCCACACCGATGCGCCGCTACCGCCGAACTCCTCGGGCCAGGCCATGCACAGCAGGTTGCGCTCGGCCAGCATCCGGCAGAAACGTTGCGTCGTATCGAGATCGGCCGGGTCGTCGGTGAACGCCCCGAGGAAGTGCTCGGGGACGTGCTCTCCGACGAGCGCCCGCAGTTCGCGCCGCAGGTCCGCGGCACCCTTGCCCATGTCGAAATCCATCAGCTCACCTGTTCTGCTGCGACGGTGTCGAGCCCGAGTTCGGCGAGCACCGCCGCGGTGTCGGCGCCGAGTTCCGGTGCGGGGCCGCGCACCTTGCCCGGGGTGCGGGAAAACCACGTCGGCACCCCCGGGAACTTCACGGGACCGTGCGGGGTGTCGACGGTTTCGAACAGACCGACCGCATTCAGGTGCGGATCGTCGAAGAGCGCGTCGGGGGTGTTCAGCGGCGCGGCCGGAATCTCCAGTTCCCGGAACAGGTTCAGCCACTCCTCGGTGGTCCGTTCGGCCAGCGTCTCGGCGACGAGTCCGTAGACGGTGTCGATCTGGTGGGCGCGCGACTCCAGCGTCGAGTACAGCTCGGACGCCCAGGGCGGTCGCACCGCGGCGATGAACGCGTTCCAGTGTTTGTCGTTGTAGATCAGCGCGGCGATGTAGCCGTCCTTGGTGCGGTACGGACGCCGGTTCGGCGCGACGGTGCGGGGGTAGACGGCCGGGCCGAGCGGGGGGTCGAACATGGCGCCGTTGGCATGTTCGACCAGCATGAAGGAAGCCATGGTCTCGAACATCGAGACCTCGACCTCCTGCCCCTCCCCGGTGCGTTCCCGATGGAACAGCGCCATCATCGTCGCGTACAGGGCCGTCAGTCCGGCGACCTTGTCGGCCATGATGGTCCCGACGTAGTCCGCCTCACCGGTGAGCTGCTTCTGCACCGCGGGCAGACCGCATTCGGCCTGGATGGTGTCGTCGTAGGCGGGCCGGTCACGCTCGGGACCACGCCGGCCGTAGCCGTAACAGTTGGTGTAGATGATCGCCGGGTTGACCGCGGCGACGTCGTCGTAGCCGAAGCCGAGTTTGGCGATCGCCTTGGAGCGCATCGAATGGATGAAGACGTCGGCCCTCTCGATCAGCGCCCGCAGCGCCGCCTTGCCCTCGGCCGAGCGCAGGTCGAGCACGACGCTGCGTTTTCCGCGGTTGACGTTGACGAACACCCCGCTCATCCCCGACACCGGGCCGACCGAGATGAACCGGGTGTTATCCCCCTGCGGCGGTTCGACTTTGATGACGTCGGCGCCCATGTCGGCCATGATCTGGGTGCAGTAGGGCCCCATCACCATCGCGGTGAGGTCGACGACGCGGATGCCCGCCAGCGGTCCGCTGTCAGCCATGGCTTGCCACATGCTCTTCGCGCGAGCGCTCATCGGCCATCGCGAAGCTGTAGCCGATGTGGTCGTTGTGACCGCTGGGCACCACCGGGAAGACCACGGGCGCAGAGAAGTCCCGGATCTCGTCGATCCGGGTGGCGACGTCCTCGATCGTCCACGACGGCTGGTACACCCCCGGCGTCTCCGCGATGACCGCACGCGCGACCCGGCCCGCCAGCGCGATGAAGATCTCGCCGGTCACCGAACAGGTCTCGTGCGCCAGCCAACCGACGGTCGGCGCCACCAGATCGGGGTCCATCGGCGGGTAGGCCGAGGTGTCGATGCCCTCGGCCATCCTGGTGACCGCCGCGGGCACGATCACGTTGCTGCGCACGCCGTGCGCGGCGCCTTCGAGGGCCGCGACGTTGGACAGGCCGATCACGCCGGCCTTGGCGACCGCATAGTTGGCCACGTCGTGGTTGCCGTAGAGGCCGCCGATCGACGAGGTCAGCACGATGCGGCCGTATCCGTTGTCGCACATGACCGGAAAGGCGGGCCGTACCACGTGGAACGCACCCCGCAGATGCACGTCGAGCACGGCGTCGAAGTCGTCGTGGCTCATCTCCCGCAGCGAGCCCCGCCGCACGTTGCCCGCGTTGTGCACGAGCACGTCGATGCGGCCGTAGGCGTCGAGCGCGGTCGCGACGATCGCCGCTCCTCCGTCCGCCGTCGCCACCGAGTCGGTGCTCGCGACCGCTTCGCCGCCGGCGGCGACGATCTCGTCGGCGACCTGCTGCGCGGGGCCGGGGTCGGCACCGTCACCGGTGAGGCTGCCGCCGACGTCGTTGACGACGACCTTCGCCCCGCGCGACGCCAGCATCAGCGCGTACGCCCGGCCCAGTCCGCGACCGCCGCCGGTGACGGCCGCGACGCGACCGTCGAACCTCAGGTCGGTCACGACAGTTCCAGGCCCTCGAGGTCGCCGCTGTCCCGCCATGCCGCGATCAACTCGTCGAAGGCGTAGAAACCGGGCGAGTAGAAGTCACCGAGGAACGCGCCGTTACGCACGGCGCCGCCTCGGCCCTCGTTGTTGTAATAGCCGGGTGTGCAGGACATCTCGAACGCGGAGTTGTCGATGGCGAGCTCGCGCACGGTGTGGACCCAGTTGTCCTGGGCCTCCTGGGCGGGTTCGACGACGGCGGCGCCCCGGTTCTGCGCCTCGGCGATGATGTAGGCGATGTGCTCGGCCTGCTGCTCGAACATCGCCGTGGTGTTCGCCGACACGCCGCCCTGGATGAATCCCATGAAGAACTGATTCGGGAACCCGCGACTGGTCATGCCGTGCAGCGTCTTGTAGTCGTCACGCCAGTAGTCGAACAGCGACACTCCGTCGCGGCCGACGATGCTGTCGATGGCGTACCGGCGGTGGATCTCGGTGGAGATCTCGAAGCCGCTGGCGAAGATCACGCAGTCGACCTCGTACTCGACGCCGTTGGCGACGATCCCCTTCTCGGTCAGCCGTTCCACGCCTTTGGATTCCGATACGTCGACGAGCGTGACGTTGGGCCGGTTGAACGTGTCCAGGTACTGCTCGCTCGAACACGGCCGCTTGCACATGAAGCGGTAGTAGGGCTTGAGCGCCTCCGCGGTCTCCGGATCCTGCACGATCTCGGCGACACGTCGGCGCAGCCGCTCCATGATCTTGTAGTCCTCCTCTTCCCGGAAGGCCATGATCTGCTCGATCGTGACGGCCGTGGGGTCAGGACTGCCGGCGATCCGCGCGGTCAGATTGCGGCCGAGCTCGGTCCAGAAGTCACACACCAGATCCGGCTCACCGAAGACGACACCGACGAACGGGGACCAGTTGTGGAAGTTGCGCTTGCGCTCCTCCTGCCATCCCGGCTGCAGTGAGGCGGCCCAGTCCGGATCCGTAGGGGTGTTCACCCGCTGATCCACCGACGACGGGGTGCGCTGGAACACGAAGAGCTGCTGGGCATCCCGGCCGAGGTGGGGTACCAACTGGATACCGGTCGCACCGGTGCCGACCAGCGCGACACGTTTGTCGGCGAGCTTGTGCAGACCGCCGTCCGCGTCACCGCCGGTGTAGTCGTAGTCCCAGCGCGCCGAGTGGAACACGTGGCCACCCGCGTCGCGGAAGTCCTTGATACCCGGGATCCCGGGCAGCTTCGGTCGGTTGTAGGAACCCTGGGCCATCACGACGAACCGGGCCCGGATGTCGTCACCGCGATCGGTGCTGATCTGCCAGCGTTGCGTCCCGTCGTCCCACCGCAGTTCGCGCACCTGGGTGGAGAACAACGCCCCGTCGTAGAGGCCGAAGTGCTTGCCGATGTTGCGGCAGTGCCCGAAGATCTCGGCGCCGTCGGCGAACTTCTTGCTGGGCATGAAACCGAGCTCTTCGAGCAGCGGGATGTAGCAGTACGCATCGTTGTCGCACTGGATGCCCGGGAAGCGGTTCCAGTACCACACACCGCCGAAGTCCCCGGCCATCTCGATGACGCGGATGCCCGTCACGCCCGCCTTCTTCAGGTACGCGCCGGCGAGCAGACCGGCGAAACCCCCGCCGAGGATCACGACGTTGGTGTCCTCGACGATCGGATCCCGCGGGGTCGCGGTGGTGTACGGGTCGACCTCGGCGAACTCGGCGAAATCCCCTTCCAGCTCGAGGTACTGGTCGGCGCCTTCGGGCCGCAGTCGCTTCGCGCGTTCAGCGGCGTAGCGCTCCCGCAGCGCGGGGATGTCGATGTCGTCGGGGGTGTCGGTGGGCCCGCACTCGTTCACAGTGTTCCTTTCAGAGTGATTTCGGTGTAGTCGGTCAACGTGAGCGTGACCAACTACACCGAAATCGCGGCCTAGATCTCGCGGGGGTCGCCCGTTCCCATGTACTTGGACAGTTGGTGGTGCAGGTTCACGGTGCTGCGCTCGCGGTACGGGTTGGGCAGCGTGCCCGGGAAACCCGCGGACTTCATCCCCTGCTGCACCGCCGCCATGTTGGAGAAGTCCTGCGGCAGCACCGACAGCCAGTTCGGTGAATCCTTCGGCGTGTAGGCCCATTCCGTCGCGGGCTCTTCACCTTTCGGGTACAGCTCGAACACCGCGACCTCGAAGATGCACTTGTTCGGGTCGTAGCTCGGATCGGGACGGGCCGAATAGCAGAGCGCGCTCGTCAGGCCCTGGCCGATCTGGAAGTTCGGGAAGACCTGCCATGCCGTCCCGCTCTGACCCAGGATGTCCGGAGGGATCGTCGGCCAGATCACCCCGCGCGCCTCGTCGTCGCGCCGGGCCGAGGCGAGCCAGTGTTGCAGCACCTGATCGGCCGGGGTGCCTTCGGGCAGTTCGTCGACCAGCCGCTTGGCGGCGTTCACCAGCGTCTGCGTGGTGGTCGCGTTGGTCTCTTCCATGGTGTAGACCTGCATCTCGGCGGTCGAGATGCGCGGGTCACCGGTGCCGAGGCGGATCTTGGACTTGGTCTCGTCCATGCCCTTCGGTGCGTCGTAGCCGATATTGCTGTGCCGGCCCTGCGCTTTCGCCCATCCCTTGAATTCACCGAACTTGTTGAACTCCGGGTGGGTGGTGAACACGTGGTAGGTCTCGTTGAAGGCCTCCATCGCGACTTTCCAGTTGCAGTCGAAGTACAGCCACTTGCGCCACTTGTAGCGCATGTTCTCCAGCCCGAATGGCTCGAGGATCTTCGCGGCCGGGAACAGATAGTCGGCCAGCGGCTCGCAGTCGGGGTCCATGTTGACGAAAAGCCAACCGCCCCAGGTGTCGACCTGCACGGGAGCCAGATGGGTGTTGCGCGGTGTCAGCGTGCCCTTCCAGTCGTCCTGTTCGCGGATGTGGGTGCACGTTCCGTCCAGACCGTAGGTCCAGCCGTGGAATCCGCAGACGAACGACTTTCGGGCCCGCCCCACCGCGTTCTTGGCGCCGTCGGGGACGTCGACGAGCCTGCGGCCGCGGTGCATGCAGACGTTGTGGTGTGCGGCGAACGTGTTCTCGCCGGTGCGGACGACGATGATCGAGTCGTCGAGGATGTCGTAGGTGAGGTAGCTGCCCACTTCCGGGATCTCCTCGACGCGCCCGACCTGTTGCCACACCTTGCGCCACAGCTTGTCTCGCTCGGCGCGCGCATAGGCCTCGGAGACGTAGGCCTCGACGGGGATGGTCACCGGGTCCGACAGGTCCTCGGCGATCTGGCCCGTCGAGTCGTCGGGGTCTGCCTCGACCTCGATCGCGGCGTCGAGGTCTGATTCGGTATGGGTCACTTGATCTTCCTTTCAGCGCCGGCCATCAATGCCGACTGATCACTTCTCGGAAGGACTCGTCCTTGAGGAACAGCGACGTGTTGTCGGCGCCGAGATGGCTCCACTTCAGGTTCAGCCCGCCGTCGACGAGCAGCGTCTGTCCGGTGACGTACCCCGACAGATCGCTCAGCAGGAACAGGACGGCGCCCGCCTGCTCCTCCGGGGTGCCCCGCCGCCCCATCGCGATCGCCGTGCGGTCACGCTCGGGATCGTCGTCGACGTACATGCGCGATGCCGCGGTCTCGGTGACACCGGGGGCGACGGCGTTGACGCGGATTCCGTCGAGCGCGAGCTCGACGGCCATCGTGCGGGTCATCGCGACGATGGCGGCTTTGGCTGTGCCGTAGGCGATGTGGAACGGAGCGGTGTTCATCCCGCTGATCGAGGAGACCGACACGATGGCGCCGGGGTTTCCGTTGGACCGGATCTCGCCGCTGATCGCCTGGCTCATGAAGAACGCCGTCTCCAGGTTCGCCTGGAACAGTGCGCGCCAGTCGTCGCGGGTGACGCGGGTGGACGGCATCCACGTCGCCGGGGCGGCGCCGCCGGCGATGTTCACCAGACCGTAGAGGCGCCCGGGGGTGCGGCGCACGGTGTCGAGCACGGTCGCGATGCCGTCGTCGGTGGACGCGTCGGCGGCGACGGCCACGACGTCGCGTCCTTCCCC is drawn from Mycolicibacterium gilvum and contains these coding sequences:
- a CDS encoding aldehyde dehydrogenase family protein, giving the protein MREYLKHYIDGQWVDPVRPNALDVDNPATEEVSGKIALGSSADVDLAVTAARRAFGTWSQTTREERLELLGAIMAEYQNRAADLADAVHEEMGAPASLASGPQVNLGIGHLATAIDALKNFQFEEQHGSTLVVKEPIGVCGLITPWNWPINQIACKVFPALATGNTMVLKPSEVAPYSAQIFTEILDAAGVPAGVYNLVYGDGPGVGAAISSHPEIDMVSFTGSTRAGIEVARNAAPTVKRVTQELGGKSPNIVLDDDDFAKSVAAGTSVMMVNSGQSCNAPSRMLVPNSRMDEAIAVARETAGAVKVGDPGDQSAIGPVASRAQFEKIQGLIQKGIDEGATLVVGGTGRPDGVDKGYYVKPTVFANVTNDMTIAREEIFGPVLCILGYDDLDQAVAIGNDTEYGLAGYVSGSDLEQARAVARRIRAGSVAINHGFDMAAPFGGYKRSGNGREWGPFAFDEFLEVKAALGYAPA
- a CDS encoding thiamine pyrophosphate-binding protein encodes the protein MGVPVYKRILDLFEAEGVNTLFGIPDPNFVHMFTEADARGWSVVAPHHELSAGFMAEAASRMTGGPGLCIGTLGPGVANIAGAMMCALVENSPVIFLGGQRARVTERRVRRGRIQFVQQEGLFAPSVKYSSSIEYADQTDEIIREAIRRSMSGTPGPSYVEFPSHVILEELDVADPLPPERYRLVNQGAGEREIAEAARLIRAAERPILLVGHGVHTSRTQQQVRELAELMACPVIQTSGGTSFIPGLQDRTFPYLFSPAANEAVEQSDLCVALGTELGEPMHYGRTQHWAGNDANRKWILVEQDPTAIGVNRPIDVPLVGDLRGVVPQLVDALRDTPRAPSANLDSLVKADAAELARVAEEAPSGRAPVHPARYVVEATKAFKEHTEDGILVRDGGATVIFQWTYSQVKPRDVIWNQNFGHLGTGLPYAVGASVAEGRKRPVMLLTSDSAFLFHIAELETAVRENLPLVCVVGVDHQWGLEVGVYKRTFEQPSPQPGVHWSKDVRMDKIAEGFGCHGEYVEKEDEIGPAIQRAFASGKTAVVHVCIDPKANSEEMPKYDRFRTWYAEGTQ
- a CDS encoding acyl-CoA dehydrogenase family protein encodes the protein MRAGFAEFHDELRAVASDLLAKDGHAPEWQVLADAGWTGLEVPDTLGGAGASFAESAVILDQIGRAAGVTGYLGGAVLAAGVLNLLQPSDSRDHLLAAVAGGEPRSAVVTGDFSMSAGKLTGRAEFVPDAVGAERLLVVTGPEVAVIETAAATVTAQPVVDETRRLATIAADSATVVDILTFDGNPADAVNALRHRAEIAVACDSLGIAERMLSATVDYVKVRHQFGRPIGSFQAVKHACADMLVAVEVSRQLVADAVDVLAGGGDAAIPAAMAKSYVCAAAVEVAGKAMQLHGGIGYTWESGIHTYLKRATLNRSLFGSPAAQRRRLSQRYH
- a CDS encoding acyl-CoA dehydrogenase family protein encodes the protein MSELETFRAEVRDWCREHVPADWRATQAGVGEEEFVRFQKAWFAELHSAGYAVPHWPAQWGGGLPVDKQVVLYQELAAHDAPRLVLAFVGIHHAASTLLVAGTEEQRRRHLPAILDGEIWVQGFSEPEAGSDLAALRTSARRVGDEFIVNGQKLWASGGMHADWCLLLARTDPDAPKRKGISYFLLDMTSPGVDVRPIRNAIGDSHFCEIFLDDVRIPATNLIGAENAGWQVAQETLGAERGMTMLELAERLGNAGFRWLVESAPVDDPIVADRLAGFETELAALRGMCRRIVEHGPSGPADPSVVKLYYSELLQRLTDFGAEIGGLPAHTVLTKPMSSGWESGSWVLDFVGSWEWTIPGGASEIQRTIIGERGLGLPREPSAL
- a CDS encoding acyl-CoA dehydrogenase family protein, with translation MILDLSDDALEYGRQALQAFENAGGDRLAEQAEADPAARQALVTPVLDGLGAWELDPRADPDGLEAAAALCRSAGYWAVPYPLAERLAAPADLDVDGLLVIGSTRPSASVAGLDLRWAAVDLDGRRSTVTGHGEPGPAFVAELELSPVDDAGGPDLALALVLPSWTLLGMLDRALALTVSHVSLRKQFGQTLSSFQGVQFQLTDAEVERSGVDILAKHALWSIATDQPQAVDDALALRLAALEAAEVVFRVCHQLHGAAGFCDETTLSWLSRYSQPLRRLPFGLSATRDHLTRLAGRRGLAGLYT
- a CDS encoding acyl-CoA dehydrogenase family protein encodes the protein MDFDMGKGAADLRRELRALVGEHVPEHFLGAFTDDPADLDTTQRFCRMLAERNLLCMAWPEEFGGSGASVWEQTVVREEMWAHHEPRGAQYMGVNWVGPIIMRHGTEEQQRRHLPPIAAGEVIWCQGFSEPEAGSDLASLRTSARADGDGWLVSGQKIWTSYATMAQWCFLLARTSRLGEGATQKKQQGLTIFLVPMDDPAITVRPIRTMLGPHHLNEVFFDDLRVTEADVLGTVDQGWSIVQDVMSFERVGIARYARCERLLAAAPTVLGERWDSLPTELRGRWIRMLTHCRRARLLAYRVVALQSSGRITPGDAAAYRIAVTKLDQDSAEVLMDIAAEVRHDDERAAWFLGEVDDHWRYSQAATVSSGSIEMQRILLSRAMLTADARSKSASAGAPR